The Bacteroides acidifaciens genome includes a region encoding these proteins:
- a CDS encoding condensin complex protein MksE encodes MKYTEEIFNILSKGGFISSNSVSTQVKRLYDAIEEDLPDYYDYYKGIGFYLEGGDGYYYFTRKESKVDLERKLEAIQKWIDYLSFLKTYHSAFGPGFLFRAADIEIQIGCDIELKEKATKLFSDKKKYDEVVGKLLKELESIGLIEKENELDGTYKVLSAFHYMEDLVDCITISEEVQDEIPE; translated from the coding sequence ATGAAATACACTGAAGAAATATTTAATATACTTAGCAAAGGGGGATTCATTTCTTCCAATAGTGTCTCTACCCAAGTGAAACGCTTGTATGATGCCATTGAGGAGGATTTGCCCGATTATTATGATTACTATAAAGGTATCGGTTTTTATCTGGAAGGTGGTGACGGTTATTACTACTTTACTCGCAAGGAATCGAAAGTCGATTTGGAACGTAAACTGGAAGCAATTCAGAAGTGGATTGATTACCTGAGTTTCCTGAAAACCTATCATTCGGCATTCGGCCCGGGTTTTCTGTTTCGTGCTGCTGATATTGAGATTCAGATAGGATGCGATATCGAACTGAAAGAAAAGGCAACCAAACTGTTCTCGGATAAGAAGAAATATGATGAAGTTGTCGGCAAACTGCTGAAAGAACTGGAGAGTATAGGACTGATAGAGAAAGAAAACGAACTCGATGGGACGTATAAAGTATTGTCGGCTTTCCATTATATGGAGGACTTGGTTGATTGTATCACAATTTCAGAGGAGGTGCAAGATGAGATACCTGAATAA
- the bla gene encoding class A beta-lactamase, subclass A2 codes for MRSFIVFLCLIPVLLFSCQSVPLETLLKEAIKDKKAEIGIAVIIDGKDTVTVNNKTHYPLMSVFKFHQALALADYMGKHNQSLDTLLTIEKSDLKPDTYSPLRDKYPQGGIEMSIADLLRYTLQQSDNNACDILFDYQGGPDAVDKYIHSLGIQDCAIVGTETAMHEDLDLCYQNWSTPLAAAELLEIFRREPLFAKEYKDFIWQTMVECQTGQDRLVAPLLDKGVIVGHKTGTGDLNAKGQQIGCNDIGFVLLPDGRAYSIAVFIKDSEESFADNSKIIADISRIVYEYVMQSAK; via the coding sequence ATGCGCTCATTCATTGTGTTTCTTTGCTTAATCCCCGTTCTGTTGTTCTCCTGCCAAAGTGTCCCTCTTGAGACGCTATTGAAAGAGGCTATCAAAGATAAGAAAGCTGAAATTGGCATTGCCGTCATCATAGATGGAAAAGATACGGTAACTGTTAATAATAAAACTCATTATCCTTTGATGAGTGTCTTTAAGTTTCATCAGGCCTTGGCACTGGCTGATTATATGGGAAAACACAATCAGTCATTGGATACTCTGTTGACGATAGAGAAATCTGATTTAAAGCCGGATACGTATAGTCCCCTACGGGATAAGTATCCGCAAGGGGGAATTGAAATGAGCATTGCCGACCTGCTAAGATACACACTTCAGCAGAGCGACAACAATGCCTGCGATATACTTTTTGATTATCAGGGAGGACCTGATGCAGTAGATAAATACATCCATTCGTTAGGTATTCAAGATTGTGCCATCGTCGGTACGGAGACTGCCATGCACGAAGATTTGGATTTGTGTTATCAAAACTGGAGTACTCCGTTGGCTGCTGCCGAATTACTGGAGATTTTCCGGCGGGAGCCGTTGTTTGCCAAAGAATATAAGGATTTTATCTGGCAGACAATGGTAGAGTGCCAGACCGGACAAGACCGTCTGGTCGCCCCTTTATTGGATAAAGGAGTGATAGTGGGGCATAAAACGGGGACGGGAGATTTGAATGCCAAAGGGCAACAGATTGGTTGCAACGATATCGGTTTTGTTCTTTTGCCTGACGGACGCGCTTACAGCATAGCTGTCTTCATAAAAGATTCTGAAGAGAGTTTTGCGGACAACAGTAAGATTATCGCTGATATTTCACGTATCGTTTATGAATATGTGATGCAGTCAGCTAAATAA